Proteins encoded within one genomic window of Brenneria nigrifluens DSM 30175 = ATCC 13028:
- the creA gene encoding protein CreA — protein sequence MKKKFMLSVSLLMLSVNAVQAEEVGSVDTTFKLLGPDHKIVLEAFDDPDVDNVTCYISRAKTGGIKGGLGLAEDTADAAISCQQVGPIALSDKIKNGGKRGVVVFQKRTSLVFKKLQVVRFYDGKRNALIYLAYSDRLVEGSPKNALSAVPVMPWAQSAGGE from the coding sequence ATGAAAAAAAAGTTTATGTTGAGCGTTAGTTTATTGATGTTGTCTGTGAACGCGGTTCAGGCCGAAGAGGTCGGCTCCGTCGATACCACGTTTAAACTGCTGGGGCCGGACCACAAGATTGTGCTGGAAGCCTTTGACGATCCTGATGTGGATAACGTGACCTGCTACATCAGCCGGGCGAAAACCGGCGGCATCAAGGGCGGGTTAGGGCTGGCGGAGGATACGGCGGACGCGGCGATCTCTTGTCAGCAGGTCGGGCCGATAGCGCTGAGCGACAAAATAAAAAACGGCGGCAAGAGAGGGGTGGTGGTGTTCCAGAAACGCACCTCGCTGGTGTTTAAAAAATTGCAGGTGGTGCGCTTTTACGATGGGAAACGCAATGCGCTGATCTATCTGGCCTATTCCGATCGTCTGGTGGAAGGGTCGCCGAAAAATGCGTTAAGCGCCGTGCCGGTGATGCCGTGGGCGCAAAGTGCTGGCGGGGAGTAG